From a region of the Zingiber officinale cultivar Zhangliang chromosome 4B, Zo_v1.1, whole genome shotgun sequence genome:
- the LOC121977538 gene encoding serine racemase-like, with protein sequence MDNGKQVKNDNYAADIASIREARVRIAPYIHETPVLTSKSLDSIASKRLYFKCECFQKGGAFKIRGASNAIFSLSDDQAAKGVLTHSSGNHAAAVALAAKLRGIPAYVVIPKNAPKCKVENVRRYGGQIFWSESTIQSRESITEKVQQDTGAILVHPFNNRFTIRFCICH encoded by the exons ATGGACAATGGGAAACAAGTGAAAAACGATAACTATGCTGCTGATATTGCTTCCATAAGGGAGGCGAGAGTCCGTATTGCTCCATATATTCATGAAACTCCAGTGCTTACCTCGAAGTCTTTAGATTCTATAGCTTCCAAACGGTTGTATTTCAAGTGTGAATGCTTTCAAAAAGG AGGAGCCTTTAAGATTAGGGGAGCTTCAAATGCTATATTCTCCCTTTCTGATGATCAAGCTGCCAAAGGCGTTTTGACACACAGCAG TGGTAACCATGCTGCAGCAGTGGCTTTGGCTGCAAAGCTCCGTGGAATCCCAGCATATGTTGTCATACCGAAAAATGCTCCAAAATGCAAGGTTGAGAATGTCAGGCGGTATGGTGGTCAAATCTTCTGGAGTGAATCAACGATCCAATCAAGAGAGAGTATTACTGAGAAAGTTCAGCAAGATACTGGTGCAATTTTGGTTCATCCTTTCAACAATAGATTCACCATCAGGTTTTGTATTTGTCATTGA